Proteins encoded within one genomic window of Acidithiobacillus sp. AMEEHan:
- the mrdA gene encoding penicillin-binding protein 2, whose amino-acid sequence MKKTSTPLVSGQNFRNRLGLAAVVVLLLLLVVLARLLDLQVLHYQKFRQLAHDNHVALVPVNPPRGLILADHGQVLAQNQPTYAVEVTPDQTNDLDSTLDRLQKLLDLSDGDMARFDKSMAAKASFDPIILKADLSPQQVAALAVRKAEFPGVRVTALMHRNYPFGALFAHVVGYVGPITASDLKRHQAENYRGRDYIGKTGLESHYEQRLRGQMGYQIKQIDAEGLQVGTLEEQQPVAGDNLVTHLRLRVQEAAANALESNHYRGAVVALDPNDGHVLAMVSSPSFDANWFVDGISTAHWRSLLDNPGHPLTDRADNGLYPPGSCAKPFFSIQAIQSGVIGPDFQTYCPGNFQLGGHTYWDWNRSGFGETNLTKALAWSVDVFYYKLAVKMGIQLQDQTLWRFGFGKSPGIDLPGGLAGLVPTPEWKRAHLHAPWYTGDSVILGIGQGYLLVTPLQLARAVSAIANGGYLVQPQVGKEWVNPSTGERSPIPNAAPENLHIDPVALHAVRKGMEACVNTGTCHTVSIPGISIAGKTGTAQIPEGYAHGRTIYNNDSLFIGWAPVDQPKIAVAVVVENGGHNAWQALPVARATIAAYLQPDRDPGPPAAHLHPQH is encoded by the coding sequence ATGAAAAAGACCTCCACCCCTCTTGTTTCCGGGCAGAATTTTCGTAACCGGCTCGGCCTTGCTGCCGTCGTGGTGCTGCTGCTGTTGTTGGTCGTGCTCGCCCGCCTGCTCGACCTGCAGGTGTTGCATTATCAAAAATTCCGGCAACTCGCCCACGACAACCATGTTGCCCTGGTTCCCGTCAACCCACCCCGCGGCTTGATCCTTGCCGATCATGGCCAGGTTCTTGCGCAAAATCAGCCCACCTACGCGGTGGAAGTCACACCGGATCAGACCAACGACCTGGACAGCACCCTCGATCGGCTGCAGAAACTGCTCGATCTTTCCGACGGTGATATGGCCCGTTTCGACAAAAGCATGGCGGCCAAGGCGAGCTTCGATCCCATCATCCTCAAAGCCGATCTCAGTCCCCAGCAAGTCGCCGCCTTAGCGGTGCGCAAGGCAGAATTTCCTGGGGTACGCGTTACCGCACTGATGCATCGCAACTACCCCTTCGGTGCCCTTTTTGCCCATGTCGTCGGCTATGTGGGTCCCATCACCGCGAGCGATCTAAAACGACATCAGGCAGAGAACTATCGCGGGCGGGACTACATCGGCAAGACCGGTCTGGAAAGCCACTACGAGCAACGATTGCGCGGCCAGATGGGGTATCAGATCAAACAGATCGATGCTGAAGGCTTGCAGGTCGGCACGCTGGAAGAGCAACAGCCGGTGGCTGGCGACAATCTGGTGACCCATTTACGGCTGCGGGTGCAGGAGGCAGCCGCCAATGCCCTTGAGAGCAACCATTATCGGGGCGCCGTCGTCGCTCTTGATCCCAATGATGGGCATGTACTCGCCATGGTCAGCAGCCCCAGTTTCGATGCCAACTGGTTTGTTGATGGCATCAGCACGGCGCACTGGCGCAGTCTCCTCGACAACCCCGGTCATCCCCTGACTGACCGCGCCGACAATGGCCTCTACCCGCCTGGCTCCTGCGCCAAGCCTTTCTTCTCGATCCAGGCCATTCAGTCGGGGGTAATTGGCCCGGATTTTCAGACCTATTGTCCGGGCAATTTTCAGCTCGGCGGACACACTTACTGGGACTGGAACCGCAGTGGTTTTGGCGAAACCAATCTAACCAAGGCGTTAGCCTGGTCCGTCGATGTCTTCTACTACAAACTGGCGGTGAAGATGGGCATCCAGCTCCAGGATCAAACCCTGTGGCGCTTCGGTTTTGGCAAGTCGCCCGGCATCGATTTACCCGGCGGCCTGGCAGGCTTGGTTCCCACCCCCGAGTGGAAGCGGGCCCATCTGCACGCACCCTGGTATACCGGTGATTCGGTCATCCTGGGCATTGGGCAGGGCTATCTCCTGGTGACCCCCTTGCAACTCGCTCGCGCCGTATCCGCCATTGCCAACGGCGGCTATCTGGTGCAGCCACAGGTCGGCAAGGAATGGGTCAACCCCAGCACCGGAGAACGGAGTCCCATCCCCAATGCGGCACCGGAAAATCTCCATATCGATCCGGTAGCATTACATGCCGTGCGCAAGGGGATGGAGGCCTGCGTCAATACCGGAACCTGTCATACCGTCAGCATCCCCGGCATCAGCATCGCCGGCAAAACCGGCACTGCACAGATTCCCGAGGGCTATGCCCATGGCCGGACGATTTACAACAATGACTCCCTGTTCATCGGCTGGGCTCCGGTAGATCAGCCGAAAATTGCCGTGGCGGTGGTGGTGGAGAATGGCGGCCACAATGCCTGGCAGGCATTGCCGGTGGCCCGTGCCACCATTGCCGCTTACTTGCAGCCTGACCGCGACCCCGGCCCTCCCGCGGCGCATTTGCATCCGCAGCACTGA
- a CDS encoding cell division protein ZapA — translation MSQGNAADTRELIAAEFLNQSYQITCSPEERNLLGQAIALLQERLQAAKVRQGVGVQRERALLMVALNLAADLQRSQGELQQAQHTLETVTARLQNLVDMGQGAE, via the coding sequence ATGAGTCAGGGCAATGCCGCCGATACGCGCGAACTGATCGCCGCAGAGTTTCTCAATCAGTCCTATCAAATCACCTGCTCGCCCGAGGAACGGAATCTGCTCGGGCAAGCCATTGCCTTGCTGCAGGAGCGGTTGCAGGCAGCAAAGGTGCGTCAGGGCGTGGGCGTCCAACGCGAGCGCGCCCTGCTCATGGTCGCGTTGAATCTCGCTGCCGACCTGCAGCGCAGCCAGGGTGAATTGCAACAGGCGCAGCACACTTTGGAGACCGTGACTGCCCGACTGCAGAACCTGGTTGACATGGGGCAGGGCGCGGAGTAG
- a CDS encoding M61 family peptidase, whose translation MNLQYHIRLHASAHLIQVDLHLAEPDPDGQILALPAWVPGSYTVRDLARHIVSMRATAGGLELPVEKFRKDHWRLAPGNGPVTISYQVYAFDRSVRTAYLDDMGGFFNGPAVFLRVLGQEQREHILRISGPADWQLATSMQALSASAWSWGEFQAADYRSFCNHPLLFGPLHRVDFCAGELPHHLALLGHDNPELLRVGEDLARICAYQQQFWRGSPFSRYHFLCMGGQNVYGGLEHQASSALLCSRSDLDGTDPKGYRQFLGLASHEYFHSWLVQGIRPAAWSDSFWETEIISRDLWVFEGITSYYDSLLLCRAGLWSPGEYLEELGQEITRLARRPGEAYQSLAESSADAWTKLYHPHPSAANFEISYYNKGALAALCLDARLRQRGSSLDAFLRQLWQEYGQTQRSLPEGEIFSLLETVLGNSVGNEVRQWVIEAQPLPLEECLQILGIDLHWRAARDEQDRGGQETEGRRSDLGAHWKKAALGVELTFVRAGAAAEQAGLCPGDRLLALDGEEILAERLQTEFDRLPPGIPRHLHFLRDGRMRECDCLPLAPPLDTAYLQISDGGNQRCSEWLSGTLANQPAA comes from the coding sequence GTGAATTTGCAATACCATATCCGCCTCCACGCAAGTGCGCATCTGATTCAGGTAGATCTGCATCTTGCCGAGCCCGACCCTGACGGCCAGATTCTCGCGCTGCCCGCCTGGGTGCCCGGTAGTTATACCGTCCGTGATCTCGCCCGCCACATTGTCAGCATGCGGGCAACTGCGGGCGGGCTAGAGTTGCCCGTGGAAAAATTCCGCAAGGACCACTGGCGCCTAGCCCCTGGCAACGGCCCGGTAACCATCTCCTATCAGGTCTATGCCTTCGACAGATCGGTGCGCACTGCCTATCTCGATGATATGGGCGGGTTTTTCAATGGCCCGGCGGTATTTCTGCGGGTGCTTGGCCAAGAGCAGCGGGAACATATCCTGCGAATCAGCGGTCCAGCCGACTGGCAACTAGCCACCAGCATGCAGGCGCTCTCTGCCAGCGCCTGGTCGTGGGGCGAGTTCCAGGCAGCCGACTACCGCAGCTTCTGCAACCATCCCTTGCTCTTCGGCCCCCTCCACCGGGTGGATTTCTGTGCTGGGGAACTGCCTCACCACCTTGCTCTGTTGGGCCACGACAACCCAGAATTGTTGCGCGTGGGCGAGGATCTTGCCCGAATCTGTGCCTACCAGCAGCAGTTTTGGCGCGGCAGCCCCTTCTCGCGCTATCATTTTCTGTGTATGGGTGGGCAAAACGTCTACGGTGGCCTCGAACACCAGGCATCCTCCGCCCTGTTGTGCAGTCGTAGTGATCTCGACGGCACCGATCCCAAAGGCTACCGTCAGTTTCTTGGCCTCGCCAGCCACGAATATTTTCACTCCTGGCTGGTCCAGGGTATCCGGCCGGCGGCATGGAGCGACAGTTTCTGGGAAACAGAGATTATCAGCCGCGATCTCTGGGTCTTCGAGGGCATCACTTCTTACTACGATAGCCTGCTTCTGTGTCGCGCAGGCCTCTGGTCTCCTGGCGAGTACCTGGAAGAGCTGGGACAGGAAATCACCCGCCTCGCCCGACGTCCCGGGGAGGCCTATCAGAGTCTTGCGGAATCCAGTGCCGACGCCTGGACCAAGCTTTATCATCCGCATCCATCCGCGGCCAACTTCGAGATCAGCTACTACAACAAGGGCGCCCTGGCCGCCCTCTGTCTCGACGCTCGACTGCGGCAGCGAGGCTCAAGCCTCGACGCGTTTCTACGCCAACTCTGGCAAGAGTATGGACAAACGCAGCGGTCCCTGCCCGAGGGCGAAATCTTTTCCCTGCTGGAGACAGTCTTGGGAAATAGCGTGGGTAACGAAGTGCGGCAGTGGGTTATCGAAGCGCAGCCTCTACCGCTAGAAGAATGCCTGCAGATTCTGGGGATCGATCTGCACTGGCGTGCCGCCCGCGACGAGCAGGACCGTGGTGGCCAGGAGACGGAAGGTCGACGTTCGGATCTCGGTGCCCACTGGAAAAAGGCAGCGCTGGGCGTGGAACTGACCTTTGTGCGCGCTGGCGCTGCGGCGGAACAGGCGGGCCTCTGCCCGGGCGATCGTTTGCTGGCCCTGGACGGAGAAGAGATCCTCGCGGAGCGCCTGCAGACCGAATTCGATCGACTGCCCCCGGGAATCCCCCGGCATCTGCACTTTCTACGCGATGGCCGGATGCGTGAATGCGACTGCCTTCCGCTCGCCCCCCCGCTGGATACTGCCTATCTGCAGATCAGCGACGGCGGAAATCAGCGCTGCAGCGAATGGCTCAGCGGGACTTTGGCAAATCAGCCTGCGGCGTAG
- a CDS encoding 5-formyltetrahydrofolate cyclo-ligase, giving the protein MSVSKTDIRRSMRQRRAALSAADLRQAEGGLLHQLRKSLVLRKAHTIALYWPMRGEISALPILQLPWSHRQRFFLPVLAGLHATELRFAPFSAGTTLRKNRLAIPEPEVARRYWKSAAELDLLLLPLVAFDATGHRLGMGGGFYDRSLASLRHRRHWRRPRLVGVAHAFQELQELPTEPWDIPLDAIATEREYRSFRR; this is encoded by the coding sequence TTGTCAGTATCTAAAACCGATATTCGTCGCAGCATGCGGCAACGGCGTGCGGCCCTGAGCGCCGCTGATCTCCGCCAAGCGGAAGGTGGCCTGCTCCATCAGTTGCGAAAATCTCTGGTTCTCCGCAAGGCGCATACCATTGCTTTATATTGGCCCATGCGCGGGGAGATCAGCGCATTGCCCATTTTGCAACTGCCTTGGTCGCATCGCCAACGATTCTTTCTCCCCGTCCTGGCTGGCTTGCATGCGACCGAACTTCGTTTCGCGCCGTTTTCCGCAGGTACAACCCTGCGCAAGAATCGTTTGGCCATCCCCGAGCCCGAGGTGGCGCGTCGTTACTGGAAATCCGCCGCAGAGCTGGATTTGTTGCTGTTGCCGTTGGTCGCCTTCGATGCTACCGGCCATCGACTGGGCATGGGGGGCGGTTTCTATGATCGTAGCCTGGCGTCGTTGCGGCACCGCCGTCACTGGCGTCGACCGCGTTTGGTGGGGGTGGCCCACGCCTTTCAGGAGCTGCAAGAATTGCCTACGGAGCCATGGGATATTCCTCTGGATGCCATTGCCACGGAACGAGAATATCGGAGTTTTCGACGATGA
- a CDS encoding ABC-type transport auxiliary lipoprotein family protein, with protein MSWRVLASSALAAVGLALAACASAPAWQQPYALTAVPHSQPTGQHQAGVLRLEAVTAPSWLAGEEYLYRLQYADPQALRPYNDARWAAAPGQMLTLLLSQRLRQQGTWRAVLGPAQAGHPELLLQLGLQDFSVHYVSATAGEAQISCTATLLAAQGYRVLAQKSFAVQAPLPRVGPAGGAMAMNRAAQDLVTQIGAWAAQHSPAAD; from the coding sequence ATGTCTTGGCGTGTTCTTGCGTCCAGTGCGCTTGCGGCAGTCGGTCTGGCCCTGGCGGCCTGTGCCAGCGCGCCGGCCTGGCAGCAGCCGTATGCCTTGACGGCGGTGCCGCATAGCCAGCCCACAGGGCAGCATCAGGCCGGCGTGTTGCGTCTGGAAGCCGTCACGGCGCCGAGCTGGCTGGCCGGCGAGGAGTACCTCTACCGCTTGCAGTATGCCGACCCGCAGGCCCTGCGACCATACAACGACGCGCGCTGGGCGGCGGCTCCGGGCCAGATGCTCACCCTGTTGCTGAGTCAACGCCTGCGCCAGCAAGGCACCTGGCGCGCCGTCTTGGGGCCGGCGCAGGCGGGGCATCCAGAGCTGCTGCTACAACTCGGTCTGCAGGACTTTAGTGTGCACTACGTCAGTGCCACAGCCGGCGAGGCGCAGATTTCCTGCACTGCCACCTTGCTGGCAGCCCAGGGCTATCGGGTTCTGGCACAGAAGAGCTTTGCCGTCCAAGCGCCTCTGCCGAGGGTCGGACCTGCGGGGGGCGCGATGGCTATGAACCGGGCCGCTCAGGATCTGGTGACGCAAATCG
- a CDS encoding isochorismatase family protein, which produces MRIRAARSLVLVIDLQDKLLAMLGGERKETLLYNVHRFLGSARALELPILLSAQYPKGLGAIDPSLQDFGTVFEKTEFSCYANPALRNALRSRVDRRQICLLGVESHICVLQTALDLQSQGWEVVIPIDAIGSRDPQQGEWALARLRQTGVTLSSTESIFYEWMEDAADPRFRELAPAWR; this is translated from the coding sequence ATGCGCATTCGTGCGGCGCGCAGTCTCGTCCTCGTCATCGACCTGCAGGACAAGCTGCTGGCCATGCTGGGGGGCGAACGCAAGGAAACCCTGCTGTACAACGTCCATCGCTTCCTGGGCAGTGCCAGAGCCTTGGAGCTTCCCATTCTGCTCTCGGCCCAATATCCCAAAGGCCTCGGCGCGATCGACCCCAGCCTCCAGGATTTCGGTACCGTCTTCGAGAAGACTGAGTTCTCCTGTTACGCAAATCCTGCCTTGCGCAATGCCCTGCGTTCCCGGGTAGATCGACGGCAGATCTGCCTGCTTGGGGTAGAAAGCCACATTTGCGTGCTGCAGACTGCCCTCGACCTGCAGTCCCAAGGCTGGGAGGTGGTTATCCCCATCGACGCGATAGGCAGTCGCGATCCCCAGCAGGGCGAGTGGGCACTCGCACGTCTGCGGCAGACTGGCGTCACCTTGAGCAGTACCGAATCCATCTTTTACGAATGGATGGAGGACGCTGCCGATCCCCGTTTTCGAGAACTGGCACCCGCTTGGCGCTGA
- a CDS encoding TIGR00282 family metallophosphoesterase, which translates to MNIRIFFAGDVMGAPGRRALQHGLADLRAQMRLDAIVVNGENAAGGAGITRKILDEFFTWGVDAVTAGNHVWDQKEAISFIVEEPRLLRPYNAPPGTPGRGALRIEKNGWSLGVLNLMGRLFMHPLYDCPFRAADAALSDDLADCDVILVDLHAEATSEKYALAWHLDGRVSMAVGSHTHVPTADERVFPGGMAYQSDAGMCGCYDSIIGVDREVAKRRFIDAMPAKAPVVDGVASLCGLLAEIDTQTGKAIRVERIRRDYAAG; encoded by the coding sequence ATGAACATACGAATCTTCTTTGCGGGCGATGTGATGGGAGCGCCCGGACGCCGTGCCTTGCAGCACGGCTTGGCCGATCTGCGCGCGCAGATGAGGCTGGATGCGATAGTGGTCAACGGCGAGAATGCTGCGGGCGGTGCGGGAATCACGCGCAAGATTCTGGACGAATTTTTTACCTGGGGCGTTGATGCGGTTACGGCTGGCAACCATGTTTGGGATCAAAAGGAAGCGATCTCCTTTATCGTCGAGGAGCCGCGCCTGCTTCGGCCGTATAACGCGCCTCCCGGTACGCCGGGGCGCGGGGCGCTGCGTATCGAAAAAAATGGCTGGAGCCTGGGCGTGCTCAACCTCATGGGGCGCCTGTTCATGCATCCGCTCTATGATTGTCCCTTCCGCGCTGCAGATGCAGCCTTGAGCGACGATCTAGCCGACTGTGACGTGATTCTCGTCGATTTGCACGCGGAGGCCACGAGTGAAAAATATGCCCTTGCCTGGCATCTGGACGGCAGGGTTAGCATGGCGGTGGGTAGCCATACCCATGTTCCCACGGCGGACGAGCGGGTGTTCCCGGGGGGAATGGCCTATCAGAGTGACGCCGGTATGTGCGGTTGTTACGATTCGATCATCGGGGTGGATAGGGAGGTTGCCAAACGTCGCTTCATCGACGCCATGCCTGCCAAGGCACCTGTGGTCGATGGCGTGGCGAGCCTCTGTGGTCTGCTGGCAGAAATCGACACGCAGACCGGTAAGGCGATTCGGGTGGAGCGGATTCGTCGGGACTACGCCGCAGGCTGA
- the rpsT gene encoding 30S ribosomal protein S20, with protein MANSAQARKRAIQNQKRRLHNDSLHSRMRTYVKHVLRAVHEGNQEQARAALHTAESIIDKTASKGVIHRNAAARTKSRLSARVKAMGEQASA; from the coding sequence GTGGCGAATTCGGCTCAGGCGCGCAAGCGCGCAATTCAGAATCAAAAGCGGCGGCTGCACAACGACAGTCTGCATTCCCGTATGCGCACCTACGTCAAGCACGTGCTGCGCGCCGTCCATGAGGGTAACCAGGAGCAGGCTCGTGCTGCCCTGCACACTGCCGAGTCGATCATCGACAAGACCGCGAGCAAAGGCGTCATCCATCGCAATGCCGCGGCGCGTACCAAGAGTCGCCTGTCGGCACGGGTGAAGGCGATGGGAGAGCAGGCTTCCGCCTAA
- a CDS encoding MlaD family protein codes for MESRAHALIALVFIVVLGAALAAAGLWMHHSAPVGKLYNVISPYSVTGLTVQAPVRFKGVRVGEVKSIGFDPRNPRMVQVQISIDAKTPITKATFAELEPQGVTGLSYLSLSDAGTDFSPLAHAPGQAPDIPMHPSFIQVLSRSGESLVNHGNELALRMNDLLDEQNRKHFSATLRHLDQASAELAELEAALQPALRELPSTIAATRSTMQSSQQLLRHLDELALAAKAPLHQLSGTSIALQRLASSGQQSVAVLNDQTLPQLNTLTQNLLQSSEDLGALSRELRQNPQALLYGRGSPPPGPGQSGFAGGKS; via the coding sequence TTGGAAAGTCGGGCGCATGCTTTGATTGCCTTGGTCTTTATTGTCGTGTTGGGGGCAGCACTCGCCGCGGCTGGACTCTGGATGCACCACTCGGCGCCGGTCGGCAAACTCTATAATGTCATCTCCCCGTACAGTGTGACCGGTCTTACGGTGCAGGCGCCGGTGCGTTTCAAGGGCGTGCGCGTGGGCGAGGTGAAGTCCATTGGCTTCGATCCACGCAATCCGCGTATGGTACAGGTGCAGATCAGTATCGATGCCAAGACCCCCATTACCAAAGCGACCTTTGCCGAGCTGGAACCGCAGGGAGTGACGGGCTTGAGCTATTTGTCGCTCAGCGATGCCGGTACGGATTTTTCGCCGCTGGCGCATGCGCCAGGGCAGGCCCCCGACATTCCCATGCATCCCAGTTTCATTCAGGTGCTGTCCCGCAGCGGCGAATCCTTGGTCAACCATGGCAATGAATTGGCCTTACGCATGAACGACCTCCTCGACGAACAGAACCGCAAGCACTTCAGTGCGACCTTGCGTCATCTGGATCAGGCCAGCGCCGAGCTGGCCGAGCTGGAGGCCGCTTTACAGCCGGCGCTGCGGGAGTTGCCGTCGACCATTGCTGCGACCCGCTCGACCATGCAGTCCAGTCAGCAACTGTTGCGTCACCTCGATGAGCTGGCGCTTGCCGCCAAGGCGCCTTTGCACCAGCTCAGCGGTACCAGCATCGCCTTGCAGCGGCTGGCAAGCTCTGGTCAGCAGAGTGTTGCCGTCCTCAATGATCAGACCCTGCCGCAGCTCAATACCCTGACGCAGAACCTGTTGCAAAGCAGTGAGGATTTGGGCGCCTTGAGTCGGGAATTGCGGCAAAACCCCCAGGCACTCCTGTATGGGCGTGGCTCCCCTCCGCCCGGGCCTGGACAGTCGGGCTTTGCCGGAGGGAAATCATGA
- a CDS encoding protein-L-isoaspartate O-methyltransferase — protein sequence MHFDSLRQTMIDTQIRTWDVLDPEVLQVLQRVKREQFVPTQLQGLAFADFEIPLGHGERMWTPKMEARVLQELEIRPQDQILEVGTGSGYFTALLASMGKLVHSVDDRADFIHAAEGRLQLQGITNVHLYVGDAAGGWPVPGPYDVIVLTGSLPQLPRAFLEQLKPGGRLLAILGESPLCEVRRYRRTAEGSLGSRDLFETDIPALRHPVSKKFQF from the coding sequence ATGCACTTCGACAGCCTTCGCCAAACCATGATCGACACCCAGATTCGCACCTGGGATGTCCTCGACCCGGAAGTTCTGCAAGTTCTGCAACGCGTCAAGCGGGAACAGTTCGTGCCCACGCAGCTGCAGGGCCTCGCCTTTGCCGATTTTGAAATCCCTTTGGGGCATGGCGAACGCATGTGGACGCCGAAGATGGAAGCACGGGTTTTGCAGGAGCTGGAAATTCGCCCGCAAGACCAGATCCTCGAGGTAGGCACCGGCAGCGGCTACTTTACCGCCCTGCTGGCCAGCATGGGCAAGCTCGTCCACAGCGTGGACGATCGCGCTGATTTTATCCACGCCGCCGAAGGACGTCTGCAGCTGCAGGGCATTACCAATGTGCATCTCTACGTGGGCGATGCTGCGGGCGGCTGGCCCGTACCCGGCCCCTACGACGTTATTGTCCTAACCGGCTCTCTCCCACAGCTTCCCAGGGCCTTTCTCGAGCAGCTGAAGCCCGGCGGGCGCCTGCTCGCCATCCTCGGTGAGTCACCGCTCTGTGAGGTGCGCCGCTACCGCCGTACTGCCGAAGGCAGTTTGGGCAGCAGGGATCTGTTTGAAACAGACATTCCCGCGCTACGCCATCCCGTCAGCAAGAAATTCCAGTTCTGA